Proteins encoded together in one Streptomyces sp. TLI_171 window:
- a CDS encoding YggS family pyridoxal phosphate-dependent enzyme encodes MTNDIYGPFPGDSAFAAALTDAQRARFEQLGANLDVVERRIADACAAAGRSREEVTLIVVTKTYPAEDTALLAGLGVSDVAENRDQDAAPKAEQCVNLPLTWHFVGQLQTNKARSVVRYADLVHSVDRERLVDSLAAAVRSAERPPLGCLVQVALDKEAGEGEHRAGVAPSEVLALADRIADTPGLRLDGVMTVAPLAGPLAGDPARAFARLAEIASAVRAAHPAATMVSAGMSGDLEQAIATGATHVRVGTAVLGVRSPLG; translated from the coding sequence ATGACGAACGACATCTACGGGCCGTTCCCGGGCGACTCCGCCTTCGCGGCCGCCCTGACGGACGCTCAGCGGGCCCGCTTCGAGCAGCTCGGCGCCAACCTCGACGTGGTCGAGCGCCGGATCGCCGACGCCTGCGCCGCGGCGGGCCGCTCGCGCGAGGAGGTCACCCTGATCGTGGTGACCAAGACCTACCCCGCCGAGGACACCGCCCTGCTGGCCGGACTCGGCGTCAGCGACGTCGCGGAGAACCGCGACCAGGACGCCGCGCCCAAGGCCGAGCAGTGCGTGAACCTCCCGCTGACCTGGCACTTCGTCGGACAGCTGCAGACCAACAAGGCCCGCTCGGTGGTCCGTTACGCGGACCTGGTGCACTCGGTGGACCGGGAGCGCCTGGTCGACTCGCTGGCCGCCGCGGTCCGCAGCGCCGAACGCCCGCCGCTGGGCTGCCTGGTGCAGGTCGCCCTCGACAAGGAGGCCGGGGAGGGGGAGCACCGCGCGGGGGTCGCCCCGTCCGAGGTGCTCGCGCTGGCCGACCGGATCGCCGACACGCCCGGGCTGCGCCTGGACGGTGTGATGACGGTCGCACCGCTGGCCGGCCCGCTCGCGGGAGACCCCGCGCGCGCCTTCGCGCGCCTTGCGGAAATCGCAAGCGCCGTACGCGCGGCCCATCCGGCTGCCACGATGGTTTCGGCAGGGATGAGCGGGGATTTGGAGCAGGCCATCGCCACCGGAGCGACACATGTACGCGTCGGTACGGCGGTGCTCGGAGTGCGGTCACCGCTCGGGTAA
- a CDS encoding DivIVA domain-containing protein has translation MPLTPEDVRNKQFTTVRLREGYDEDEVDAFLDEVEAELTRLLRENEDLRAKLAAATRAAAQNQANMRKEQQAPQDGGRPGAPVPAAISGPPVPGQQQGPGPQQLGGQQLGGPQQMGGPQQGMGNQPLGLPSGAPQLPAGQGGPMGNPMQQQQMGQTMGGQQQLVQPMGGQMLQPMGNPMQQQMGQQMGGQQLQPMGGQQLQPMGQQLQPMGGPMGNPMQQQQGPGGDSAARVLALAQQTADQAISEARSEANKIVGEARSRAEGLERDARSKADALERDAQEKHRVAMGSLESARATLERKVEDLRAFEREYRTRLKSYLETQLRQLESQADDSLAPPRIPATASLPPAASSMAPAGASAMSSSAPSFGSNPSFGGNQSFGGSFGSSAGAPSFGGPSAGSNGAMAPAGMTQPMAAVRPQPPQPMQQAPAPMRGFLIDEDGDN, from the coding sequence ATGCCATTGACCCCCGAGGACGTTCGGAACAAGCAGTTCACGACCGTCCGCCTGCGCGAAGGCTATGACGAGGACGAGGTCGATGCCTTCCTCGACGAGGTCGAAGCCGAGCTGACCCGCCTGCTGCGCGAGAACGAGGACCTGCGCGCCAAGCTGGCCGCCGCCACGCGTGCCGCCGCGCAGAACCAGGCGAACATGCGCAAGGAGCAGCAGGCCCCGCAGGACGGCGGCCGCCCCGGCGCCCCCGTCCCCGCCGCCATATCCGGCCCGCCGGTGCCCGGCCAGCAGCAGGGCCCCGGTCCGCAGCAGCTCGGCGGCCAGCAGCTCGGTGGCCCGCAGCAGATGGGCGGCCCCCAGCAGGGCATGGGCAACCAGCCGCTCGGCCTGCCGTCCGGCGCGCCGCAGCTGCCCGCCGGTCAGGGCGGCCCGATGGGCAACCCGATGCAGCAGCAGCAGATGGGCCAGACCATGGGCGGCCAGCAGCAGCTGGTGCAGCCGATGGGCGGTCAGATGCTCCAGCCCATGGGCAACCCGATGCAGCAGCAGATGGGCCAGCAGATGGGCGGCCAGCAGCTGCAGCCGATGGGCGGGCAGCAGCTCCAGCCGATGGGGCAGCAGCTGCAGCCGATGGGCGGCCCGATGGGCAACCCGATGCAGCAGCAGCAGGGCCCCGGCGGCGACAGCGCCGCCCGTGTCCTGGCGCTCGCCCAGCAGACCGCGGACCAGGCCATCTCCGAGGCCCGCTCCGAGGCCAACAAGATCGTCGGCGAGGCCCGCAGCCGCGCCGAGGGCCTGGAGCGGGACGCCCGTTCCAAGGCCGACGCACTGGAGCGGGACGCCCAGGAGAAGCACCGCGTCGCGATGGGCTCCCTGGAGTCCGCCCGCGCCACCCTGGAGCGCAAGGTCGAGGACCTGCGCGCCTTCGAGCGCGAGTACCGCACGCGGCTGAAGTCCTACCTGGAGACCCAGCTGCGCCAGCTGGAGTCGCAGGCGGACGACTCGCTCGCCCCGCCGCGGATCCCCGCCACCGCGTCGCTGCCGCCGGCCGCGTCGTCGATGGCTCCCGCCGGTGCCTCCGCGATGTCCTCCTCGGCGCCGTCCTTCGGGTCGAACCCGTCCTTCGGCGGCAACCAGTCGTTCGGCGGCTCCTTCGGCAGCTCGGCCGGCGCCCCGTCGTTCGGCGGCCCGTCCGCCGGCTCCAACGGGGCGATGGCCCCCGCGGGCATGACCCAGCCGATGGCTGCCGTCCGCCCGCAGCCGCCGCAGCCGATGCAGCAGGCTCCCGCGCCGATGCGGGGCTTCCTGATCGACGAGGACGGCGACAACTAA
- the ftsZ gene encoding cell division protein FtsZ encodes MAAPQNYLAVIKVVGIGGGGVNAINRMIEVGLKGVEFIAINTDAQALLMSDADVKLDVGRELTRGLGAGANPEVGRKAAEDHREEIEEVLKGADMVFVTAGEGGGTGTGGAPVVANIARSLGALTIGVVTRPFTFEGRRRANQAEDGIASLREQVDTLIVIPNDRLLSISDRQVSVLDAFRSADQVLLSGVQGITDLITTPGLINLDFADVKSVMSDAGSALMGIGSARGEDRAKAAAVMAISSPLLEASIDGARGVLLSISGGSDLGLFEINEAAQLVSEAAHPEANIIFGAVIDDALGDEVRVTVIAAGFDGGQPPAIVREPVVKSASAAAAPAAAPERPATRPSYGTIGSVTRADEPSRAAEAPAPSTATAPPVPPQVQPVRQPYVESPAEELDVPDFLK; translated from the coding sequence GTGGCAGCACCCCAGAATTACCTCGCGGTCATCAAGGTCGTCGGCATCGGCGGCGGCGGAGTCAACGCCATCAACCGGATGATCGAGGTCGGGCTCAAGGGCGTCGAATTCATCGCGATCAACACCGACGCCCAGGCGCTGCTGATGAGCGACGCCGACGTGAAGCTCGACGTCGGCCGGGAGCTCACCCGCGGCCTCGGCGCCGGCGCCAACCCCGAGGTCGGCCGGAAGGCCGCCGAGGACCACCGGGAGGAGATCGAGGAGGTCCTCAAGGGGGCCGACATGGTCTTCGTGACGGCCGGCGAGGGCGGCGGCACCGGCACCGGCGGCGCGCCGGTGGTGGCCAACATCGCCCGCTCGCTCGGCGCGCTCACCATCGGCGTGGTCACCCGCCCGTTCACCTTCGAGGGCCGCCGCCGCGCCAACCAGGCCGAGGACGGCATCGCCAGCCTGCGCGAGCAGGTCGACACCCTGATCGTCATCCCGAACGACCGACTGCTGTCGATCTCCGACCGCCAGGTCTCGGTGCTGGACGCGTTCCGCTCGGCGGACCAGGTGCTGCTCTCCGGTGTGCAGGGCATCACCGACCTGATCACCACCCCCGGCCTGATCAACCTGGACTTCGCCGACGTCAAGTCGGTGATGTCGGACGCCGGTTCGGCGCTGATGGGCATCGGCTCGGCGCGCGGCGAGGACCGTGCCAAGGCCGCCGCGGTGATGGCGATCTCCTCGCCGCTGCTGGAGGCGTCCATCGACGGCGCCCGCGGCGTGCTGCTCTCCATCTCCGGCGGCTCCGACCTCGGCCTGTTCGAGATCAACGAGGCGGCCCAGCTGGTCAGCGAGGCGGCCCACCCGGAGGCGAACATCATCTTCGGCGCGGTCATCGACGACGCGCTCGGCGACGAGGTCCGGGTCACCGTGATCGCGGCCGGCTTCGACGGCGGCCAGCCGCCGGCGATCGTGCGCGAGCCGGTGGTGAAGTCGGCGTCCGCCGCGGCCGCCCCCGCCGCCGCCCCGGAGCGCCCGGCGACCCGCCCGTCCTACGGCACGATCGGCTCGGTCACCCGCGCCGACGAGCCGTCCCGCGCCGCCGAGGCCCCGGCCCCGTCGACCGCGACCGCGCCGCCGGTGCCGCCGCAGGTGCAGCCCGTCCGGCAGCCGTACGTCGAGAGCCCCGCCGAGGAGCTCGACGTGCCGGACTTCCTGAAGTGA
- a CDS encoding YggT family protein produces MIFGSVLYWVLTVFLLILLFRLVMDWVFQFARSWRPGKAMVVVLEATYTVTDPPLKLLRRFIPPLRLGGVALDLSFFVLMIIVYVLISLVQRLSF; encoded by the coding sequence ATGATCTTCGGTTCGGTGCTCTACTGGGTGCTGACCGTGTTCCTGCTGATCCTGCTCTTCAGGTTGGTCATGGACTGGGTGTTCCAGTTCGCCCGCTCATGGCGTCCCGGGAAGGCCATGGTCGTGGTGCTGGAGGCCACGTACACTGTCACGGATCCGCCACTCAAGCTTCTTCGGCGTTTCATCCCGCCGTTGCGTCTCGGGGGCGTGGCGCTCGACCTGTCCTTCTTCGTACTGATGATCATTGTGTATGTCCTGATCTCGCTCGTGCAGCGCCTGTCGTTCTGA
- the ileS gene encoding isoleucine--tRNA ligase — MSPTYNAVPAKVDLPAVEHGILSFWQDQKVFQRSLEQSEGRPEWVFYEGPPTANGMPGAHHIEARVFKDVFPRFRTMKGYHVARKAGWDCHGLPVELAVEKELGFSGKPDIEKYGIAEFNAKCRDSVTRHTDAFAELTRRMGYWVDLDEAYRTMDPSYIESVWWSLQQIFDKGLLVQDHRVAPWCPRCGTGLSDHELAQGYETVVDPSVFVRFPLTSGPLAGTAALLVWTTTPWTLVSNTAAAVHPEVTYVVATDGNERLVVAEPLVAKVLGVGVPPSPLGPGGGWELTGESFTGAEMERWHYRRPFELVEIPDAHYVLTADYVTTEDGTGIVHQSPAFGADDLATCRRYDLPVVNPVETDGTFAADVPLVGGVFFKKADETLVADLAARDLLFRHLPYEHSYPHCWRCHTALLYYAQPSWYIRTTAVKDAMIRENEATNWYPETVKHGRFGDWLNNNIDWALSRNRYWGTPLPIWRCQDDHLTCVGSLAQLSELTGADQSGLDPHRPFIDEVTFPCPQCSTTAVRVPEVIDAWYDSGSMPFAQYGYPYRNKELFEKRYPAQFISEAIDQTRGWFYTLMAVGTLVFDKNSYENVVCLGHILAEDGRKMSKHLGNILQPIPLMDEHGADAVRWFMAAGGSPWAARRVGHGTIQEVVRKTLLTYWNTVAFQALYARPAGWAPSAGDPAPADRPVLDRWVLSELNTLVREVDAAYEAYDTQRAGKLLSGFVDDLSNWYVRRGRRRFWRADAAALATLHEALETVTRLMAPLTPFITERVWQDLVVPVTPDAPVSVHLSSWPVADETLVDPELSKHMALARRLVELGRATRAESGVKTRQPLSRALIAAQGWEELPADLRAQIAEELNVVALESLAQVGGSLVDTSAKANFRALGKRFGKGVQDVAKAVAAADAAKLSAELRATGSTSVELDGETVTLSPEEVIITETPREGWAVANESGATVALDLEITPELKRLGVARDVVRLVQDARKNSGLEITDHIHLQLGTTDQDTLAGLTEHQSLIAEEVLADTLGLAVTDPDAPRFTDEDLALEFTLRKA; from the coding sequence ATGTCGCCCACGTACAACGCCGTTCCCGCGAAGGTAGACCTGCCCGCGGTCGAGCACGGCATCCTCTCCTTCTGGCAGGACCAGAAGGTCTTCCAGCGCAGCCTGGAGCAGTCCGAGGGCCGCCCCGAGTGGGTGTTCTACGAGGGCCCGCCGACCGCCAACGGCATGCCGGGCGCGCACCACATCGAGGCCCGCGTCTTCAAGGACGTGTTCCCGCGCTTCCGCACCATGAAGGGCTACCACGTGGCCCGCAAGGCCGGCTGGGACTGCCACGGCCTGCCGGTGGAGCTCGCGGTCGAGAAGGAGCTGGGCTTCTCCGGCAAGCCGGACATCGAGAAGTACGGCATCGCCGAGTTCAACGCCAAGTGCCGCGACTCGGTGACCCGGCACACCGACGCCTTCGCCGAGCTGACCCGCCGGATGGGCTACTGGGTCGACCTCGACGAGGCCTACCGCACCATGGACCCGTCCTACATCGAGTCGGTGTGGTGGTCGCTGCAGCAGATCTTCGACAAGGGCCTGCTGGTGCAGGACCACCGGGTCGCCCCGTGGTGCCCGCGCTGCGGCACCGGCCTGTCCGACCACGAACTGGCCCAGGGCTACGAGACCGTGGTCGACCCCTCGGTGTTCGTGCGCTTCCCGCTCACCTCCGGCCCGCTGGCCGGCACCGCCGCCCTGCTGGTGTGGACCACCACCCCGTGGACCCTGGTCTCCAACACCGCGGCCGCCGTCCACCCCGAGGTGACCTACGTGGTCGCCACCGACGGCAACGAGCGCCTGGTGGTCGCCGAGCCGCTGGTCGCCAAGGTGCTCGGCGTGGGGGTACCTCCCAGCCCGCTGGGGCCAGGGGGCGGCTGGGAACTCACCGGCGAGTCCTTCACCGGCGCCGAGATGGAGCGCTGGCACTACCGGCGGCCGTTCGAGCTGGTCGAGATCCCGGACGCGCACTACGTGCTGACGGCCGACTACGTCACCACCGAGGACGGCACCGGCATCGTCCACCAGTCGCCCGCGTTCGGCGCCGACGACCTCGCGACCTGCCGCCGCTACGACCTGCCGGTGGTCAACCCGGTGGAGACCGACGGCACCTTCGCCGCCGACGTGCCGCTGGTCGGCGGGGTGTTCTTCAAGAAGGCCGACGAGACCCTGGTCGCCGATCTGGCGGCCCGTGACCTGCTGTTCCGTCACCTCCCGTACGAGCACAGCTACCCGCACTGCTGGCGCTGCCACACCGCGCTGCTGTACTACGCGCAGCCGTCCTGGTACATCCGGACCACCGCCGTCAAGGACGCGATGATCCGCGAGAACGAGGCCACCAACTGGTACCCGGAGACGGTCAAGCACGGCCGCTTCGGCGACTGGCTGAACAACAACATCGACTGGGCGCTGTCCCGCAACCGGTACTGGGGCACCCCGCTGCCGATCTGGCGCTGCCAGGACGACCACCTCACCTGCGTCGGCTCGCTCGCCCAGCTCTCGGAGCTGACCGGCGCCGACCAGTCCGGGCTGGACCCGCACCGCCCGTTCATCGACGAGGTCACCTTCCCCTGCCCGCAGTGCTCCACCACCGCGGTCCGGGTGCCCGAGGTGATCGACGCCTGGTACGACTCGGGCTCCATGCCGTTCGCGCAGTACGGCTACCCGTACCGCAACAAGGAGCTGTTCGAGAAGCGCTACCCGGCGCAGTTCATCTCCGAGGCGATCGACCAGACCCGCGGCTGGTTCTACACGCTGATGGCCGTCGGCACCCTGGTGTTCGACAAGAACAGTTACGAGAACGTGGTCTGCCTCGGCCACATCCTGGCCGAGGACGGCCGCAAGATGTCCAAGCACCTGGGCAACATCCTGCAGCCGATCCCGCTGATGGACGAGCACGGCGCCGACGCGGTGCGCTGGTTCATGGCCGCCGGCGGCTCCCCCTGGGCGGCCCGCCGGGTCGGCCACGGCACCATCCAGGAGGTGGTCCGCAAGACCCTCCTCACCTACTGGAACACCGTCGCGTTCCAGGCCCTGTACGCCCGCCCCGCCGGCTGGGCCCCCTCCGCCGGCGACCCGGCCCCGGCCGACCGCCCGGTCCTCGACCGCTGGGTGCTGTCCGAGCTGAACACCCTGGTGCGCGAGGTGGACGCCGCCTACGAGGCCTACGACACCCAGCGGGCCGGCAAGCTGCTGTCCGGCTTCGTCGACGACCTCTCCAACTGGTACGTCCGCCGCGGCCGCCGCCGCTTCTGGCGGGCCGACGCCGCCGCGCTGGCCACCCTGCACGAGGCGCTGGAGACGGTCACCCGGCTGATGGCCCCGCTCACCCCGTTCATCACCGAGCGGGTCTGGCAGGACCTGGTCGTCCCGGTCACCCCGGACGCCCCCGTGTCGGTCCACCTCAGCAGCTGGCCGGTCGCCGACGAGACCCTCGTCGACCCCGAGCTCTCCAAGCACATGGCGCTGGCCCGCCGCCTGGTCGAGCTCGGCCGCGCCACCCGCGCCGAGTCCGGGGTGAAGACCCGTCAGCCGCTCTCCCGCGCGCTGATCGCCGCCCAGGGCTGGGAGGAGCTCCCCGCCGACCTGCGCGCCCAGATCGCCGAAGAGCTCAACGTGGTGGCCCTGGAATCCCTGGCCCAGGTCGGGGGCTCGCTGGTCGACACCTCCGCGAAGGCCAACTTCCGCGCCCTCGGCAAGCGCTTCGGCAAGGGCGTCCAGGACGTCGCCAAGGCCGTCGCCGCCGCCGACGCCGCCAAGCTCTCCGCCGAGCTGCGCGCCACCGGCTCGACCTCCGTCGAACTGGACGGCGAGACGGTCACCCTCTCCCCCGAGGAGGTGATCATCACCGAGACCCCGCGCGAGGGCTGGGCCGTCGCCAACGAGTCCGGCGCCACCGTCGCCCTCGACCTGGAGATCACCCCGGAGCTCAAGCGCCTCGGCGTGGCCCGCGACGTGGTCCGGCTGGTCCAGGACGCCCGGAAGAACTCCGGCCTGGAGATCACCGACCACATCCACCTCCAGCTCGGCACCACCGATCAGGACACCCTGGCCGGCCTCACCGAGCACCAGTCCCTGATCGCCGAAGAGGTCCTCGCCGACACCCTCGGCCTCGCCGTCACCGACCCCGACGCCCCGCGCTTCACCGACGAGGACCTCGCCCTGGAGTTCACCCTCCGCAAGGCCTGA
- the murG gene encoding undecaprenyldiphospho-muramoylpentapeptide beta-N-acetylglucosaminyltransferase, which produces MHVVLAGGGTAGHIEPAMALADALRRHDPSVGITALGTERGLETRLVPERGYELALIPAVPLPRKPTPELITVPGRLRGTVRAAQQVIERVNADVVVGFGGYVAMPAYLAAKRAGVPIVVHEANARPGLANKIGARYSDFVAVSTPDSKLRDSRYIGIPLRRTIATLDRGTVRPEARHYFGLDQRLPTLLVSGGSQGARRLNETVQAIAPRLQQYGVQILHAVGPKNELPTIDDIPGMPPYRAVPYLDRMDLAYAAADMMLCRAGAMTVAELAAVGLPAAFVPLPIGNGEQRLNAQPMVKAGGGLLVDDADLTTDWVLKNVLPVLTDPARLWEMSRSAAEFGRRDADDLLVQMVYEAIEAARGGRRRG; this is translated from the coding sequence GTGCATGTCGTACTCGCCGGCGGCGGGACCGCCGGTCACATCGAGCCGGCCATGGCGCTCGCGGACGCGCTGCGCAGGCACGACCCGTCCGTCGGGATCACCGCTCTCGGCACCGAGCGCGGCCTGGAGACCCGGCTGGTCCCGGAGCGCGGCTACGAGCTGGCGCTGATCCCGGCCGTGCCGCTGCCCCGCAAGCCCACCCCGGAACTGATCACCGTCCCGGGCCGGCTGCGCGGCACCGTGCGTGCCGCCCAGCAGGTCATCGAGCGGGTGAACGCGGACGTGGTGGTCGGCTTCGGCGGCTACGTCGCGATGCCCGCCTACCTGGCGGCCAAGCGGGCCGGCGTGCCGATCGTGGTGCACGAGGCGAACGCCCGCCCGGGCCTGGCCAACAAGATCGGCGCCCGCTACAGCGACTTCGTGGCGGTCTCCACCCCGGACTCCAAGCTGCGCGACTCCCGGTACATCGGCATCCCGCTGCGCCGCACCATCGCCACCCTGGACCGCGGCACCGTCCGCCCCGAGGCCCGGCACTACTTCGGCCTGGACCAGCGGCTGCCCACCCTGCTGGTGTCCGGCGGCTCGCAGGGCGCCCGCCGGCTGAACGAGACGGTGCAGGCGATCGCGCCCCGGCTCCAGCAGTACGGGGTGCAGATCCTGCACGCGGTCGGCCCGAAGAACGAGCTGCCGACCATCGACGACATCCCGGGCATGCCGCCGTACCGGGCGGTGCCGTACCTGGACCGGATGGACCTGGCCTACGCGGCGGCCGACATGATGCTCTGCCGGGCCGGCGCGATGACGGTCGCCGAGCTGGCCGCGGTCGGCCTGCCGGCCGCGTTCGTGCCGCTGCCGATCGGCAACGGCGAGCAGCGGCTGAACGCCCAGCCGATGGTGAAGGCGGGCGGCGGCCTGCTGGTCGACGACGCCGACCTGACCACGGACTGGGTGCTGAAGAACGTCCTGCCGGTGCTCACCGACCCGGCCCGGCTGTGGGAGATGTCGCGCTCGGCCGCCGAGTTCGGCCGCCGGGACGCCGACGACCTGCTGGTGCAGATGGTGTACGAGGCGATCGAGGCCGCCCGCGGCGGCCGGCGTCGTGGCTGA
- a CDS encoding cell division protein SepF, giving the protein MAGAMRKMAVYLGLVEDETYDSQGYDPDDDYDTDPEPIRTGRTEDLRAAQPAPAPAAQPAPVAHIAPQPVPAAVPIRQEQPRMAPVSSITSERHRNLEKSTPVIMPKVVNEREPYRITTLHPRTYNEARTIGEQFRGGTPVIMNLTEMDDTDAKRLVDFAAGLVFGLHGSIERVTQKVFLLSPANVDVTAEDKARIAEGGFFNQS; this is encoded by the coding sequence ATGGCCGGCGCGATGCGCAAGATGGCGGTCTATCTCGGCCTGGTCGAGGACGAGACCTACGACAGCCAGGGGTACGACCCCGACGACGACTACGACACCGACCCGGAGCCGATCCGCACCGGTCGCACCGAGGACCTCCGGGCCGCTCAGCCCGCCCCCGCACCCGCCGCCCAGCCGGCGCCCGTGGCCCACATCGCGCCCCAGCCGGTGCCCGCCGCAGTGCCGATCCGGCAGGAGCAGCCGCGCATGGCTCCCGTGTCGTCCATCACATCCGAGCGCCACCGCAACCTGGAGAAGAGCACCCCGGTGATCATGCCCAAGGTCGTCAACGAACGAGAGCCGTACCGCATCACCACGCTGCACCCCCGGACCTACAACGAGGCCCGTACCATCGGCGAACAGTTCCGCGGCGGCACTCCTGTGATCATGAATTTGACCGAGATGGACGACACGGACGCGAAGCGGCTCGTAGACTTCGCGGCTGGACTGGTCTTCGGTCTGCACGGCAGTATCGAGCGCGTGACACAGAAGGTGTTCCTGCTGTCGCCTGCTAACGTCGATGTCACGGCGGAGGACAAGGCTCGGATCGCCGAGGGTGGGTTCTTCAACCAGAGCTGA
- the pgeF gene encoding peptidoglycan editing factor PgeF, which translates to MISTAFRNGAHFASTTRWGGVSTSPYGELNLGGAVGDSPEAVKQNRFFTARQLGLDPADVVWMNQVHGAEVAVVTERQPEGTAPTVDAVVTDRPLALAVLTADCTPVLLADPAAGVVGAAHAGRPGLAAGVVPAVVAAMRQLGARPERILAATGPAVCGRCYEVPDAMRAEVARTVPAAYAETSWGTPALDVPAGVAAQLAEAGVHDVVRSSVCTLESPDHYSYRREQRTGRLASYVWLGPPHS; encoded by the coding sequence GTGATCAGTACGGCCTTTCGCAACGGTGCTCACTTCGCCTCCACCACCCGGTGGGGCGGGGTGAGCACCTCGCCGTACGGGGAGCTGAACCTCGGGGGCGCGGTGGGGGATTCGCCCGAAGCCGTCAAGCAGAACCGTTTCTTCACCGCCCGGCAGCTGGGACTGGATCCGGCCGATGTGGTCTGGATGAACCAGGTGCACGGCGCCGAGGTCGCGGTGGTGACGGAGCGCCAGCCCGAGGGCACCGCCCCGACGGTGGACGCCGTGGTCACCGACCGCCCGCTGGCCCTCGCGGTGCTCACCGCGGACTGCACCCCGGTGCTGCTGGCCGATCCGGCCGCCGGAGTGGTCGGCGCGGCGCACGCCGGCCGCCCGGGCCTGGCCGCCGGGGTGGTCCCCGCCGTGGTGGCCGCGATGCGCCAACTCGGCGCCCGCCCCGAGCGGATCCTCGCCGCCACCGGCCCCGCGGTCTGCGGCCGCTGCTACGAGGTGCCGGACGCGATGCGCGCCGAGGTCGCGAGGACCGTCCCGGCCGCGTACGCCGAGACCTCCTGGGGCACACCCGCGCTGGACGTGCCGGCCGGGGTCGCCGCGCAGCTCGCCGAGGCGGGCGTGCACGATGTGGTGCGATCGTCTGTCTGCACCCTCGAATCACCGGACCACTACTCCTACCGCAGGGAGCAGCGGACCGGCCGACTCGCCAGCTACGTCTGGCTGGGGCCTCCACACTCATGA
- a CDS encoding cell division protein FtsQ/DivIB: MADEEYEEELGEDGDEARPPRLRLSRRGVVVLVALGALLVGSLAWTVFFSSALDVRRVAVQGLDSGRLTQDEVERALGATARGPLARVDLDRARAEVAKVPRVAQVEVWRGWPHTLRVKVTERRAVAAVRADDGRFVQVDAQGVEFATEPQPPSGVPVVALQLAQPALDALPVIDRPALVRSAVTVAAGLPPDVAKQAGSLTVYSYDDIRLQLASGATVRWGSAEDTPRKSRVLTALLGRKASNYDVSAPDAPAVSG; this comes from the coding sequence GTGGCTGACGAGGAGTACGAGGAGGAGCTCGGGGAGGACGGCGACGAGGCCCGTCCGCCCCGGCTCCGGCTGTCCAGGCGGGGCGTCGTGGTGCTGGTGGCGCTGGGCGCGCTGCTGGTCGGCAGCCTCGCCTGGACGGTGTTCTTCTCCTCCGCGCTGGACGTCCGCCGGGTCGCCGTCCAGGGCCTGGACTCCGGCCGGCTCACCCAGGACGAGGTCGAGCGGGCGCTGGGCGCCACCGCGCGCGGCCCGCTGGCCCGGGTCGACCTGGACCGGGCCCGCGCCGAGGTGGCGAAGGTGCCCCGGGTGGCGCAGGTCGAGGTCTGGCGCGGCTGGCCGCACACCCTCCGCGTCAAGGTGACGGAACGCCGGGCGGTGGCCGCGGTCCGGGCCGACGACGGCCGCTTCGTCCAGGTCGACGCCCAGGGTGTGGAGTTCGCCACCGAACCCCAACCCCCCTCCGGCGTCCCCGTGGTGGCCCTCCAGCTGGCCCAGCCCGCGCTGGACGCCCTCCCCGTCATCGACCGCCCCGCCCTGGTCCGCTCGGCCGTCACGGTCGCCGCCGGCCTCCCTCCGGACGTCGCCAAGCAGGCCGGTTCGCTCACGGTCTACTCCTACGACGACATCCGCCTCCAACTCGCCTCCGGCGCCACGGTCCGCTGGGGCAGCGCGGAGGACACGCCGCGCAAGTCGCGGGTGTTGACCGCACTGCTCGGTCGGAAAGCGTCGAATTACGACGTGAGTGCGCCGGATGCCCCGGCCGTGTCGGGTTGA